The genomic DNA TCTACCAGCGAAGAGAGACCTTTAACGCTTGTGCTGGAAAGAACAGATGTCATTCCCACAGAGATTCCTGCATCACGGAGATTTCTTATTCCATTTATAACGGAGTGAGTGGAACCATGCCCATCTGCAAAAGGGCGGAGATGATCATTTATAGCAGGCACACCATCAAGACTCACGCCCACACCGATACCAAGAGCTCTGAGACGGCTGGCGATAGCCGGGGAGATAAGTGTTGCATTGGTCTGAAGCTGAATGCTCGCGTCCGCTCCCAGATCGTGGATGTAAAAAACGATCCTCTCGATCAGACCAAAATTAAGCAGCGGCTCACCACCTGCAAGCTGTACCTTAAAACAATCAGCACCTTCTGCAACAAGATCTATGGCACGCTTTGCCACATCCCAACCCATGTATGCCTTATTATCGCCGCCGTTCGCATAACAGTACACGCATCGCAAGTTACAGTCGGTGGTGACCCAGAGTATGAGTGTTCTCGGATGCGTTCCGCTGGCATCAATATCAATTTGTGCATCCTGGTCAGTCACCCCTGCTTGTTTAGGCATGTCCCATCACTCTTCAAGCGTCCCCTCTACATCCAGATATATGCTGCGCAGTTTCTCACGCATACTCTCTGTTGCTCTCCACATGCCTCTCTCAATCGCCTCCAGCAACCGTTCAACTATGTTCTGCAGAGCATGTGGATTTACCTCCTTCAACCACTCCTGCATATCCTTATCAAGAGCATATCTGTTTGCGAGCTCCTCGTACATCCATTCCTCAATAACCTCAGATGTTGCATCCCATCCAAAAACCACATCCACCGTCCTGGAGAGGTCTCCTGCGCCTTTGTAACCATGCCGCTTCATGCTCTCGATCCACTTGGGGTTCAGTATTCGAGCACGGAAGATGTGCATCGTCTCTTCAGATATACTCCTCACCTTCACGCGTTCCGGATCAGAGCTGTCTCCGCAGTAAGAACGTGGTCTATCTCCTCTGAACGCTCTAACAGCTGCGATCATGCCCCCATGATATGAGTAGAAGTCATCGCTGTCGAGCATGTCATATTCTCTTGTATCCTCGTTCTTGACGGTCAGCTCTAACCTGCAAAGGCATTTCTTAAAAGATTCTGGTACTATCGTTCCATATTCCTGTCTTGTATAAGCATATCCACCCCAGGTAACATAGATCTCAGCAAGGTCTTTCAAATCCCTCCAGTTTTTGGAGTCCACTGCCTCACAGACGCCTGCGCCGTATGCACCTGGCCTGCAGCCGAAGATGCGATAGGATGCCTCTATCCTTGCCAGCTTCGGATCAATGCCATCATCCAGTTTCTCATTCACATCCTCTGCCACATGTCTGGCCAGATAGTTCATATCATGTGGTTCGTCCAGACTGGCCACCATCTCCACCGCTTCATCGATCAGATGAACTATATTTGGAAAAGCATCCCGAAACAGGCCGCTTATGCGTATCAATACATCTATACGTGGACGTTTGAGCTCCTCTAGGGGTATGACCTCCAGACCCTGGACTCGTCCGTTCCTCCGATCCCAGATGGGCCGAACACCTATGAGATACAATGCCTCTGCGATATCATCCCCCTTTGTACGCATTGTGCTGCTACCCCAGATCACCATCCCGATCGCCTCTGGATAACGACCCTCTTCACGAATGTAGCGCCTCAGCAGAGCATCTGCATTTGCGACCCCCACATTCCAGGCTGCTGGAGTGGGTATCGCCTGAGGATCTACGGAATAGAAGTTCCTGCCAGTCGGAAGTATATCAGCCATACCGCGAGTTGGAGCTCCGGAGGGTCCGGAAGGCACGTAACATCCCTCTGATGCAGCCAACAGATTGTTCAGCTCATCCTCTGTAGAAGTTATTTTTTGGGAGAGCTTTATTATATAATTTAATACCAGCTCTAACCTCGCATCTCTTCTTCCCAGAATCTCGTCCTCTACTTTGGGAATGGATTCAGGGTCAAAGCCATTCTCACGAAGTTTAGCTACGAGGTGCAGGGATAGCTCGTCGATATCTTCAAGTAACTCTCCGCCAGTCTTCATTCCAAAATATCTTCCTCTGCCGGCCATGAGACTGCTGTAATCGTAACCCATAATTAAAGCGAGCGTTTCTCTCAATGATGGTACCTCGCCATTTTGAAGTCTCGTGAGCGAGACCAGGAATTCATCAAGGCGAGTATCTTTTGGCGGCACCCCCAGAACATGTAGACCATCTCTTATCTGCGTGTCTGCGATCTCGTTCAGGTAATCGTGCAACCTCACCAGCAGTTGATCGAAATCGGATAATGCTGTATTCTCATCGATACCAAGGTCGCGGTCCAGCCTGGCCTGTACGACCTTTTCCCATACGATTCTCTTCATGCTCTCAAGCTTTCCCGGATCCTCTGATGCAGCATGATGGTAATCTCGGAGCATCACCTCAAGCTCAGCAAGATGATCGTAGAGGTTCGCCCTGTGCATCACCGGAACAAGGTGATCTATAATACAGCAGTAACTTCTTCTCTTCGCTTGTGTGCCCTCCCCTGGATTGTTGATGATGTACGGATATATGTTGGGCAGGTCCGATATTGCAATATCAGGAAAACACGAATCTGAGAGTCCAACAGATTTCCCAGGAAGCCATTCCAGTGAGCCGTGCTTTCCTATATGCATTATCAAGTCTGCCCTGAAGATGTCACGTATCCATCTGTAGTATGCATAGTAATGATGCGGTATGGGCAGATCGGGACTGTGGTAGATCGCAGCTGCATTCTCCAGAAAGCCGCGTGGTGGCTGGAGACCGATGAAGATGTTGCCATTTATGATACCAGGGATTAGAATACCACCTCTGTGCACAAAGAGCTCCCCCGGTGGGTTGCCCCAAGATTTTACCATTCTTCTACGAATGTTGATCGGCAGCTCGTCAAACCATTTCATGTACCGCTCTCGCGAGACGCTCGCTACTGCTCTGCTCTTCATCTCCTCCGGGCTTCTCAGCCGGTTATCATTTGTGAGATGCTTTTTTATATCTCGTATCAAAGCATCTCCGCTCTCCGGAATCTCATATATACGGTATCCTGCAGCCTTGAGCACACGCATTATATTCAAAACCGAGGCAGGGATATCAAGACCGAAAGCTGTGCCGATGCGATCGTCTCGAGGCGGGTAATTGTGAAGGATTATGGCAACCCTTTTCTCATCGTTTGGTTTATGTCTCAGCCTGGCCCAATTCAGGCTCAGCTGAACGAGCTTCCGGACCCTCTCCGGAATCGGCTCAAGCCGGGTCACTGTCACCCCTGTCAGAGGATCTCGCTCAGTTCTCTCTTTGGCAGCCACCGGTACCGTGATGAGATCTCCATCGAACTCTGGCATTGCAACACTCAACGTGATGTCCATCGGAGTCAAGCCACATTGCGACTCCTGCCAATCTTTCAGGGAATTATAGGTTATGATTGCCTTTATGATGGGTACTCTGAGCCTGGAGAATATCGATGATCCCTCTGTACAGGATCTCATCGATATCGAGAACATCAGAGGGTTGATCAGCACATCTATTATCGGCCTGCCGTTTTGCATGAAATAGTTCTCGATAACCCATTCTGCGCCTCTCGTCCCCAGATCCTCATCCTTGAGGGAGTACATGAATACAGGGATCACGTTTGCACCTGCACGTTCAACCTCTCTGATCATCTCATCTACAAATGCGGTGTTTCCCGACTGCCAGAAGCTGTGGTAAAACCAGATACCAACTGTCAGTCTGTCCTCTCTGCATCTCTTCTGCATGTACTCCTCGAGAGAGGGAACATGATCGAACTCCGGATGGTATATCCCCTCCCAGACAGACTTCTCTGGATCTCGAAATGCATATTTAGCACCGGCAAATCTATTCGCTAAGTAGAGGACGAGATTCCTGAAGTTCTCCCTTCCACCGTAGCTGATGTACTCTGATACAGTTTCATAGACATCTTCTGTGACGGTAGATACTTCCCTGAGCTCCAGATCATGCTCCGCAGATCCTGACTGGGCAAAGATCGGAACCCCTTTCTCGGAAAGTCGTTTGATCAGCTCATCGAAACACGGAAGGCTCTTCTTTCCCCCCATCAAGCTGAATATTATGATGTGAGAGCTGATTGCAAAATTTGTCAGCTCTTCGATCTGTTTGAGGTCAGAGAGATCGTCTCCAGACCGCAGCTGCAGCTCAGCTATCTCGCCCTCTTTATCGAGAATCTCCCTGAACGCTGTGACGAGAGGCACCACATCCTTGGATTGCTGAGTCGTTATGTAGGCAATTCTGACCTTCTCCATACGAGACCTCTTTTTCAAAGTTGGATATGATTTAATTCGTCCAGAATAAATATCTAAAAATTCATACTATTTTGGTACTTCAGGATAGACAAATATCCTGTCATCTGGATAGTCCAGACCTGTTATCCTCTGATATTCCTCCCAAATCTCATGGGGGTCCAGATCTGCATCCGGATGCAGCAGTTTGGCTATATATGCCAGACCAACCACATTCTCCAGCCCGGAAAGCATCATAGAATGACAGAGAAATACCCTTTCTGCGTTCACCGCACTGATGCTGGCACCACCCGGCCGGTCAAGAACTTCATTAAGTTTCCGTTCCAGTTCTACAGTATCTTCACTTGGCGACGGCTCCCAGCCGACAGAATCTGCTGAGTACCATACCAGAATCACATCGGGATTCTGTGATACAACCCATTCCCATGATACCTTGGGGAAGACCTCTCCCAGCGATCCCGCGATGTTATCCCCGCCAGCTATTTTGACAAGTGTGCCCATTCCTGATTCTGGTCCAAACGCTGTAAGCTCGCCCAGTCCTTTAGAGGCTCCAGATTCAATATACACCCGAGGCATTGGCTGGCCTTCCACAGCAGATTTCACCAGCTCTATCTGCTTCTGTCTCCATTCGTTGATCTCTCTTGCCTTCTCCTCTTTACCCAGAATAACTCCCAGCTTGTACAATGAGTCTGTGAGGTTCTCTGGGTTTGTGAAGTCCAGTGCAATCAGCGTTATGTTCTCGAACGGAGCAAACCCCTTCTCAAAGGAGTCGATCGAGAAGGACATTCCCTTATAATAGTAGCATAGTACTATGATATCAGGAGTTATGGTATCTCCTCTCTTCGCTATCTCACCAACCAGCTCGTAATCGAACGACTTCCATGTTCCGACCACCTGCTTGTCCGTAAGCAATGGATACAGCTCTGGATTTTTGGGTATGAAATCCGCGACCCCAACCACCTTATCAGCAGCATCCAGCGCCATAAGAGCTCTGGCAGCACCGCCATTCTGTACGATTATCCGCTCCACCGGCATCTTGATCTCAACTTCACGCCCGGCAGAGTCTATTATCGTCCTGGGATAACCCTCGTCTGCATGAGCAGTCGAGACAAGAATGCATGCTAAAAGAGCGACCTGCAGAACAGATTTTAGTTTCATCTCAAACCTCCAGATCAAATAAAGTTTATTTAAATAAGATGTACTTTAACTAAACATTATCTTAAGTAAAACAAATTCATCTTAATAAAAGTTTTGGTGGGATCGTCGGACCTGTCCGAATAAGGATTAAGTGTCTTCTCCATCCACAAGGAGTAAGCCACAGATCTCCGAATTCATCTCTTGTCCGGACAGGTTCCGCACAACCACCGAAAATCCACAGCTTCTGCTCAACAGGTTCGCGAATGGTCAATCTGCTAGAGGTTCGTTGAGCTACTTGGTGATCAGGGAAGATACAGTCCCCTTGAAGACATTTAAATAAAACCTAATTATGAAATTTCGGCGCACACATGATGGATAGCAGCAGAAGCAGCAGCCAAACTATTAATATGATGATGTGATGCATCATCGTCTCTCTGTTATCAAGAACTCCAAGCCTCGTGATGACCGCATGAATAAACCTCTCTGCCATAAACCTCACGTTTATTATTGTTATTCGCTGATTGTTAATAAATTTTCCTAATCAATTCCTGGACCTGTCCGAATGAGGAATAGGTGTTTCCGACCTGCGGAAGGCGGTAAGGTTCGGATTTCTGGCCTCAGCTCTTATTCGGACATATCTCAATTTCTAGACGTGTCCGATTAAGGATTGAGTATCTCCTCCACCCAAAAGCAGTAAGCCACACACTTCTGAATTCCTTATTCAGACAGATACCAATTTCTCATAATGTCAGAAGAAGAGCGAGCTCAGAAATGTGTGGTGAGCGTTACAGTTTTTGTTTAGCGGAGAGGTCTTCACATTATTCTGGCATGTTCATCTGGATCACGGAAGGGTGAGGCCTTCAGGTACACCATCTCTGCTCTTCAGAGTGGAATCGCCGATTGTGTTAATGTCAGGGGTTCCCGGCACAGACAAAATAACACTGGTACCCTGTTGGTATAAAAATGGTTCTCGCAAAGGTCCATTTTCATCCATATCTACGACCTTGGGTCATGGGTGTTTTTTTATGATTATCTTCAGCCACACCGATGGGGATAACTTCATATCCTAGTTATTCTTCCTGGAATACCAGAAGAATATCAGAGGAACACCATGCCGAAGGTCACGGTTGAGATACCACAACACATCATAGATGATGTGAACAGGCACGTAGGGAATGGAAAGAAGTTCGTGAGCTTCTCAGATGCCGTGCGCACCGCTCTCAGGAAGATGCTCGACCAGCTCGATGAGATCGACAGGATGCGGGGACGCCTAGAATGAGAATGGGCTTATCGATGGAGTTCGACGCGGCCCACCACCTTCCCATGCATGATGGCAAATGCTCCCGGATTCATGGGCATACATACAGGGTAGAGGTTGTTCTCCAGGGAGATCCAGGAGATGATGGTATGATCATAGATTTTTACATGCTGAAAAAGATCGTGGGCAGGGTGATCCAAGAACTAGACCATAACAATCTCAACACAGTTCTCCAGAACCCAACCGCTGAGATGATCGCATCTCACATCCACAGAAGACTGCACGAGGAACTGAAGATGACCGGTTTATCTGATAAAGCCACACTTCTCTCGGTCAGGCTCTGGGAGGGTCGCGACAAGTGGGTGATGGTAGATGGGTAGAGCTGTGTGTCTCTGCTCCGGCGGCCTAGACTCGACCGTCGCCGCGACGATCGCGCGCAGATCCGGCATGGATGTCTATCTCATACATGTCAGCTATGGGCAGCAGGCGGAGCGGAGAGAGATCGAGGCGATCGAGAGGATCGCAGATGCGA from Methanothrix thermoacetophila PT includes the following:
- a CDS encoding radical SAM/SPASM domain-containing protein, with translation MPKQAGVTDQDAQIDIDASGTHPRTLILWVTTDCNLRCVYCYANGGDNKAYMGWDVAKRAIDLVAEGADCFKVQLAGGEPLLNFGLIERIVFYIHDLGADASIQLQTNATLISPAIASRLRALGIGVGVSLDGVPAINDHLRPFADGHGSTHSVINGIRNLRDAGISVGMTSVLSSTSVKGLSSLVDLASYLGNVAGISLDPLRPLGRGSCDMMPSPHLTAEHLYKAIKRSEYLAGSGGNPVRFREVERMRCLLKTGGVRRYRCYFDAYQSLMVCPNGDAYPCASLHHPDFRLGNILEPRFWDTISERLRDARRSIKTPHKCMTCSELWLCGGPCPAGVFSRAGGAEIECAVKRVFVKYVTGSLH
- the queD gene encoding 6-carboxytetrahydropterin synthase QueD translates to MRMGLSMEFDAAHHLPMHDGKCSRIHGHTYRVEVVLQGDPGDDGMIIDFYMLKKIVGRVIQELDHNNLNTVLQNPTAEMIASHIHRRLHEELKMTGLSDKATLLSVRLWEGRDKWVMVDG
- a CDS encoding ABC transporter substrate-binding protein, coding for MKLKSVLQVALLACILVSTAHADEGYPRTIIDSAGREVEIKMPVERIIVQNGGAARALMALDAADKVVGVADFIPKNPELYPLLTDKQVVGTWKSFDYELVGEIAKRGDTITPDIIVLCYYYKGMSFSIDSFEKGFAPFENITLIALDFTNPENLTDSLYKLGVILGKEEKAREINEWRQKQIELVKSAVEGQPMPRVYIESGASKGLGELTAFGPESGMGTLVKIAGGDNIAGSLGEVFPKVSWEWVVSQNPDVILVWYSADSVGWEPSPSEDTVELERKLNEVLDRPGGASISAVNAERVFLCHSMMLSGLENVVGLAYIAKLLHPDADLDPHEIWEEYQRITGLDYPDDRIFVYPEVPK
- a CDS encoding ribbon-helix-helix domain-containing protein; translated protein: MPKVTVEIPQHIIDDVNRHVGNGKKFVSFSDAVRTALRKMLDQLDEIDRMRGRLE
- the cobN gene encoding cobaltochelatase subunit CobN; translated protein: MEKVRIAYITTQQSKDVVPLVTAFREILDKEGEIAELQLRSGDDLSDLKQIEELTNFAISSHIIIFSLMGGKKSLPCFDELIKRLSEKGVPIFAQSGSAEHDLELREVSTVTEDVYETVSEYISYGGRENFRNLVLYLANRFAGAKYAFRDPEKSVWEGIYHPEFDHVPSLEEYMQKRCREDRLTVGIWFYHSFWQSGNTAFVDEMIREVERAGANVIPVFMYSLKDEDLGTRGAEWVIENYFMQNGRPIIDVLINPLMFSISMRSCTEGSSIFSRLRVPIIKAIITYNSLKDWQESQCGLTPMDITLSVAMPEFDGDLITVPVAAKERTERDPLTGVTVTRLEPIPERVRKLVQLSLNWARLRHKPNDEKRVAIILHNYPPRDDRIGTAFGLDIPASVLNIMRVLKAAGYRIYEIPESGDALIRDIKKHLTNDNRLRSPEEMKSRAVASVSRERYMKWFDELPINIRRRMVKSWGNPPGELFVHRGGILIPGIINGNIFIGLQPPRGFLENAAAIYHSPDLPIPHHYYAYYRWIRDIFRADLIMHIGKHGSLEWLPGKSVGLSDSCFPDIAISDLPNIYPYIINNPGEGTQAKRRSYCCIIDHLVPVMHRANLYDHLAELEVMLRDYHHAASEDPGKLESMKRIVWEKVVQARLDRDLGIDENTALSDFDQLLVRLHDYLNEIADTQIRDGLHVLGVPPKDTRLDEFLVSLTRLQNGEVPSLRETLALIMGYDYSSLMAGRGRYFGMKTGGELLEDIDELSLHLVAKLRENGFDPESIPKVEDEILGRRDARLELVLNYIIKLSQKITSTEDELNNLLAASEGCYVPSGPSGAPTRGMADILPTGRNFYSVDPQAIPTPAAWNVGVANADALLRRYIREEGRYPEAIGMVIWGSSTMRTKGDDIAEALYLIGVRPIWDRRNGRVQGLEVIPLEELKRPRIDVLIRISGLFRDAFPNIVHLIDEAVEMVASLDEPHDMNYLARHVAEDVNEKLDDGIDPKLARIEASYRIFGCRPGAYGAGVCEAVDSKNWRDLKDLAEIYVTWGGYAYTRQEYGTIVPESFKKCLCRLELTVKNEDTREYDMLDSDDFYSYHGGMIAAVRAFRGDRPRSYCGDSSDPERVKVRSISEETMHIFRARILNPKWIESMKRHGYKGAGDLSRTVDVVFGWDATSEVIEEWMYEELANRYALDKDMQEWLKEVNPHALQNIVERLLEAIERGMWRATESMREKLRSIYLDVEGTLEE